Proteins from one Staphylococcus saprophyticus subsp. saprophyticus ATCC 15305 = NCTC 7292 genomic window:
- a CDS encoding MarR family transcriptional regulator, which produces MYKQLEQLITLTSNDLNLVSRRFGQRTDLTSEQLEMLRILYNYKKLSQYDLTMKINKEQSIVSRWIKKLCQMGYITSKQSNKDMRCKDLMVTEKSKALVEQINEVRIALIEARCQNLTAKDIESLNQLLKKLNAHHTYFIK; this is translated from the coding sequence ATGTATAAACAACTAGAACAATTAATTACACTGACGAGCAATGATCTTAATTTAGTAAGTAGACGATTTGGACAACGTACAGATTTAACTTCAGAGCAATTGGAGATGCTAAGAATTTTATATAATTATAAAAAGTTATCTCAATATGATTTAACAATGAAGATTAATAAAGAACAATCTATCGTATCACGTTGGATCAAGAAGTTATGTCAAATGGGTTATATCACGAGCAAACAATCCAATAAGGATATGAGATGCAAAGATTTAATGGTGACAGAGAAGTCAAAAGCTTTAGTCGAACAAATAAATGAAGTTAGGATAGCGCTAATCGAAGCACGATGTCAAAATTTAACAGCTAAAGATATTGAAAGCTTAAATCAGTTATTAAAAAAATTAAATGCACATCATACATATTTTATTAAATGA
- a CDS encoding acyltransferase family protein — MSQLKERDYFFDNARAMLIFLVVFGHLLQPYTEASKHLSSLYLTIYSFHMPGFLFISGYFAKKAGQAGYLEKVSKKLLIPYVIFFGFFSFYYYLTGKEDSVKFDPFDPVFALWFLLTLFFFHVILVIVKDYKPYYVLPIAIIISLFAGYSSNIDNYLSFSRTIMFFPIFYLGYLFTNKHIQTLKNKKLVPISIIILIVFYVTYTYHPINADRLLGDSPYMSLEGKQDLYSPIKRLLLYFIILITLFSFLNLIPEKEKFYTYIGRRTMYVYLLHGLVIGVIRGFGIYPFKDSVSILTYVYLLLFTTIIVYALSTRFVSKWTNPIINLQSPSKFKE; from the coding sequence ATGTCACAATTGAAAGAGAGAGATTACTTTTTCGATAATGCTAGAGCAATGTTAATCTTTCTTGTTGTGTTTGGCCATTTATTACAGCCATATACAGAAGCCAGTAAACATCTTTCTTCATTGTATTTAACAATATACAGCTTTCATATGCCGGGCTTTTTATTTATTTCTGGTTATTTTGCAAAAAAAGCAGGCCAAGCTGGTTATTTAGAAAAAGTCTCTAAAAAACTATTAATTCCTTACGTTATTTTCTTTGGCTTTTTCTCTTTTTACTATTATTTAACTGGTAAAGAAGATAGTGTGAAATTTGATCCATTCGATCCAGTATTTGCATTATGGTTTTTACTTACATTATTCTTTTTCCACGTTATATTAGTAATCGTGAAGGATTATAAACCATACTATGTTTTACCGATTGCTATAATTATCTCATTATTTGCGGGTTATTCATCAAATATCGATAATTATCTAAGCTTTTCAAGAACCATCATGTTCTTTCCAATATTTTATTTAGGTTATCTGTTTACGAATAAGCATATCCAAACTTTAAAAAATAAAAAACTTGTTCCAATCTCTATCATCATTTTGATTGTATTTTATGTTACTTATACATATCATCCTATTAATGCAGATAGGTTATTAGGTGACTCACCCTATATGTCACTCGAAGGTAAACAAGACTTATACAGTCCTATTAAAAGGTTATTACTTTATTTCATAATTTTAATAACACTTTTCTCTTTCTTAAATCTAATACCAGAAAAAGAAAAGTTTTACACTTATATTGGACGTAGAACAATGTATGTTTATTTATTACATGGTTTAGTCATCGGGGTTATACGTGGATTCGGTATTTATCCATTTAAAGATTCAGTATCGATATTAACTTATGTCTATTTACTGCTCTTTACGACGATTATTGTCTATGCATTATCAACACGTTTTGTATCAAAATGGACAAATCCAATTATTAATCTACAATCCCCTTCTAAATTCAAAGAATAA
- a CDS encoding aminotransferase class I/II-fold pyridoxal phosphate-dependent enzyme, with protein MKLSLNNNSKHLSAPSIRQFSSRISGIKDCINLTIGQPDFPMPDVVKSAYIQAINENQTSYSHNKGLVETRNAVSQYFHQRYGFKYSSEEIIITNGASEALDTALRSIIDEGDEILIPGPVYSGYIPLIKTLGGVPVYIDTTETNYKVTPEAIEAHLTAKTKAILLNYPTNPTGVILNHNEVQALTETLKHMPIFVISDEIYAENTFTGKHTSFAEFPSIREQLLLVGGLSKSHSATGIRIGFLIGPEYLIEKLTFMHAYNCICANVPAQIACIAALNEGLEAPQYMNQAYIERRNFLIQKLESLGFELDAKPEGAFYIFPSIQRFTENDFDFCVDVLENAHVAIVPGSSFTDIGKGHVRISYAYELDALKEAMRRLEDYLKNKYN; from the coding sequence ATGAAACTATCATTAAATAATAATTCAAAACATTTAAGTGCACCAAGTATTCGTCAATTTTCAAGCCGTATTAGCGGTATAAAAGACTGTATTAATTTAACAATTGGTCAACCAGATTTTCCAATGCCTGATGTTGTTAAATCTGCTTATATCCAGGCAATAAATGAAAATCAAACAAGCTATTCACATAATAAAGGTCTAGTGGAAACAAGAAATGCAGTTAGCCAATATTTCCATCAACGTTATGGATTTAAATATAGTTCCGAAGAAATTATTATTACCAACGGTGCTAGTGAAGCATTAGATACTGCATTAAGAAGCATCATTGATGAAGGTGATGAAATATTAATACCAGGTCCAGTATATTCTGGCTATATTCCACTTATCAAAACATTAGGTGGCGTGCCGGTTTATATTGATACCACAGAGACGAATTATAAAGTCACACCTGAAGCTATAGAGGCACATTTAACTGCGAAGACCAAAGCCATATTACTAAACTACCCTACTAATCCAACGGGCGTCATTTTGAACCACAATGAGGTTCAAGCACTAACTGAAACTTTAAAGCATATGCCTATATTTGTTATTAGTGATGAGATATATGCTGAAAACACTTTTACTGGCAAACATACATCATTCGCTGAATTCCCATCTATTAGAGAACAATTATTATTAGTTGGTGGTTTAAGTAAATCTCACTCTGCTACAGGTATTCGCATTGGATTCTTAATAGGTCCAGAATATCTTATTGAAAAATTAACTTTTATGCATGCCTACAATTGTATTTGTGCAAATGTACCAGCACAAATTGCTTGTATCGCTGCATTGAACGAAGGACTTGAAGCACCACAATATATGAACCAAGCATATATTGAACGCCGTAATTTCCTTATACAAAAACTTGAATCATTAGGTTTTGAACTCGATGCCAAACCTGAAGGTGCTTTTTATATTTTCCCAAGTATTCAACGCTTTACAGAAAACGATTTTGACTTTTGTGTAGATGTTCTGGAAAATGCTCATGTTGCAATTGTACCTGGTTCATCTTTTACTGATATTGGAAAGGGGCATGTTCGTATATCTTACGCATACGAACTTGATGCTTTAAAAGAAGCCATGAGAAGATTAGAAGATTACCTTAAAAATAAATATAATTAA
- a CDS encoding MarR family winged helix-turn-helix transcriptional regulator, producing the protein MTSNDYDQMRKEMCYLFYITSKEVVNRFNKYLKQFDISFPNYIVLLYIENDKPIYIKTLCDELYLDSGTISPIIKRLEKKSLIERMRTEEDERRVKVRLTEKGLELKDHFPKISEDVIQQFNMKREDSLAYYEILKTFAEQNIYINDEER; encoded by the coding sequence ATGACTTCAAACGATTATGATCAAATGAGAAAAGAAATGTGCTATTTATTTTATATTACTAGTAAAGAAGTAGTAAATAGATTTAATAAGTATTTAAAGCAATTTGATATTAGCTTTCCGAATTATATTGTCTTACTTTATATTGAAAATGATAAACCTATATATATTAAAACCTTATGTGATGAACTTTATTTAGATTCAGGTACAATCAGTCCAATTATTAAACGTTTAGAAAAAAAATCACTTATTGAGCGTATGAGAACGGAAGAAGATGAGCGCAGAGTGAAGGTTCGATTAACTGAAAAAGGATTAGAATTGAAAGATCATTTTCCAAAAATATCAGAGGATGTCATTCAACAGTTTAATATGAAGAGGGAAGATTCTCTTGCTTATTATGAAATTTTAAAAACGTTCGCTGAACAAAATATATATATAAATGATGAAGAAAGATAA